The following proteins come from a genomic window of Mauremys mutica isolate MM-2020 ecotype Southern chromosome 7, ASM2049712v1, whole genome shotgun sequence:
- the LOC123374052 gene encoding uncharacterized protein LOC123374052: MAKASSAEETHTHVPASFTKTESAAGRSFAGVTDRQSQHRPQEPAGTYLCCTRETSFTRKVKQARGCSCARLLTAGKGSRGLSTEAAPGHAQTKRARAASCPCPAKLPRCLPGACLRNQKRRNSNKCAPVLSQPCAPVPSPVRPGPVPASVRPVPAPVRPFSSPAPPFEPHCPACLYLRALLSSLRALVLLTALGSWKVSRPSPSPTTGIIQARRTSSFCSLQIFQASFLHPEGYLR, encoded by the coding sequence GCTAGCAGCGCAGAGGAGACGCACACTCATGTTCCGGCTTCCTTCACAAAGACAGAGAGCGCCGCAGGGCGCAGCTTCGCCGGAGTTACAGACAGGCAGAGCCAGCACAGACCGCAGGAACCAGCTGGCACGTACCTCTGCTGCACACGGGAAACTTCCTTCACCAGAAAGGTGAAGCAAGCCCGTGGCTGCAGCTGCGCGCGGCTCCTGACAGCAGGGAAGGGATCTCGGGGACTGAGCACAGAAGCTGCCCCCGGGCACGCACAGACAAAGCGAGCCAGAGccgcctcctgcccctgcccagcaaaGCTCCCTCGCTGCCTGCCCGGAGCCTGCCTGAGAAATCAGAAGAGGAGGAACAGCAACAAGTGCGCTCCggtcctgtcccagccctgcgcCCCGGTCCCATCTCCTGTGCGCCCCGGTCCCGTGCCAGCCTCTGTGCGCCCAGTTCCAGCCCCTGTGCGCCCCTTCTCCTCTCCCGCTCCACCCtttgagccccactgccctgcctgcCTGTATCTGCGTGCGCTCCTGTCAAGTCTCAGGGCGCTTGTGCTCCTTACAGCGCTGGGGAGCTGGAAAGTTTCCCGTCCCAGTCCGAGCCCTACAACAGGGATTATCCAAGCCAGAAGAACTTCCTCCTTTTGTTCG